From Bacillus sp. Bos-x628, the proteins below share one genomic window:
- a CDS encoding transporter substrate-binding domain-containing protein, protein MLVGKTHISKACDLLIRSTAKKEEKHIFKKRRFWVPVFLSVAVLLLSSCSSNETNGNGDKRNSTAKGSPILEDGKFIFAASGEFHPFSYMVGNHMSGFDIDVGNAISDKLGLEPVQKKYKFAGIVEGVKVGKFDAAVASHTINEERKKHVLFSKPYYYSGPQIFTRPGSNIKSAEDLKGKEIAVSKGSSYAEIAKEHSRQEPKYYDSDVVALEALANGKHDAVVTDFATGAGAMKKKLTIEAQKRLGQSEQAIAVSKGNEKLIKEINDAIDALRKDGTLRHISEKYFNEDITVKQD, encoded by the coding sequence ATGCTTGTTGGAAAAACACACATATCTAAAGCCTGCGATCTCCTTATCAGGAGCACGGCTAAGAAGGAGGAGAAGCATATTTTTAAAAAAAGACGGTTTTGGGTCCCAGTATTTTTATCGGTTGCAGTATTACTTCTGTCTTCGTGTAGTTCAAATGAAACAAATGGGAACGGAGATAAACGTAATTCTACAGCGAAAGGGTCCCCGATTTTAGAGGATGGAAAATTTATTTTTGCAGCATCAGGGGAATTTCACCCATTCAGTTATATGGTTGGAAACCATATGTCCGGCTTTGACATTGATGTAGGCAATGCGATTAGCGACAAACTCGGCCTAGAGCCTGTACAGAAAAAATACAAATTCGCTGGCATTGTCGAAGGCGTCAAGGTAGGAAAATTTGATGCTGCAGTTGCCAGTCATACCATCAATGAGGAACGAAAAAAACACGTCCTTTTTTCTAAACCCTACTATTACTCAGGTCCACAAATCTTTACAAGACCTGGATCAAATATCAAAAGTGCTGAAGACTTAAAAGGCAAAGAAATCGCTGTTTCAAAAGGCTCATCCTACGCCGAGATTGCAAAGGAACATAGCAGACAGGAACCAAAATATTACGACAGTGATGTGGTCGCCTTAGAAGCATTAGCCAATGGAAAACACGACGCTGTTGTGACTGATTTTGCCACGGGAGCAGGAGCGATGAAGAAAAAACTAACAATCGAAGCGCAAAAAAGACTCGGACAAAGTGAGCAAGCGATTGCTGTGTCAAAGGGTAATGAAAAGCTGATCAAAGAGATTAACGATGCAATCGACGCCCTCAGAAAAGACGGAACATTAAGACATATTAGCGAAAAGTACTTTAACGAAGATATTACTGTCAAACAAGATTAA
- the rpsN gene encoding 30S ribosomal protein S14: MAKKSKIAKEKKRQQLVLKFAELRKELKEKDDNEALRKLPRDSSPTRLKNRCELTGRPRGYLRKFKMSRIAFRELAYKGHIPGVRKSSW, from the coding sequence GTGGCCAAGAAATCAAAGATTGCAAAAGAAAAAAAGCGACAACAGCTCGTTTTGAAATTTGCAGAATTAAGAAAAGAGTTAAAAGAAAAAGATGATAATGAGGCTTTGCGGAAATTACCTAGAGATTCCTCTCCTACTCGTTTAAAGAATCGTTGTGAATTAACTGGTCGTCCTAGAGGTTATTTGCGAAAATTTAAAATGTCTAGGATTGCATTTCGTGAGCTTGCCTATAAAGGTCATATTCCAGGAGTGAGAAAATCAAGCTGGTAA
- a CDS encoding ammonium transporter — translation MQMGDTVFMFFCTLLVWLMTPGLALFYGGLVRSKNVLSTTMHSLTSLAVVSIVWIVFGYSLAFAPGNALIGGFDWVGLKGVGFEPGPYSDTIPHSLFMMFQMTFAVLTTAIISGAFAERIRYSAVVVFTLLWVTFVYAPVAHWVWGGGWIGKMGALDFAGGNVVHISSGVAGLVVAIVLGKRKEATSSSPHNLIYTLLGGAVIWFGWFGFNVGSALTLDSVAMFAFINTNTAAAAGIIGWLLVEWMINKKPTMLGAISGAIAGLVAITPAAGFVTPFASVMIGLIGGVVCFWGVFSLKAKFGYDDALDAFGLHGIGGTWGGIATGLFATTSINDGGANGLFYGDPSLLWKQIVAIVATYLFVAIVTYVIIKVVNIFFKIRATEEEESVGLDLTMHGEKAYQD, via the coding sequence ATGCAAATGGGTGATACAGTATTTATGTTCTTCTGCACATTACTCGTGTGGTTAATGACACCGGGTTTAGCCTTATTTTATGGAGGACTCGTGAGAAGCAAAAACGTGTTAAGTACAACAATGCATAGCTTAACATCACTAGCCGTTGTATCCATCGTCTGGATCGTGTTTGGCTATTCCTTGGCTTTTGCGCCAGGAAACGCATTGATCGGGGGCTTTGACTGGGTTGGTCTAAAAGGCGTCGGCTTCGAGCCTGGTCCATATAGTGACACCATTCCACATTCATTGTTCATGATGTTCCAAATGACATTTGCCGTTTTAACGACAGCCATCATCTCTGGGGCCTTCGCCGAACGAATTCGTTACTCGGCTGTGGTTGTTTTTACACTCCTGTGGGTCACCTTCGTATACGCACCAGTCGCACATTGGGTTTGGGGTGGCGGTTGGATTGGTAAAATGGGTGCACTTGATTTCGCTGGAGGAAACGTTGTTCATATTTCTTCAGGTGTAGCCGGTCTTGTCGTTGCCATTGTCCTTGGTAAACGAAAAGAAGCAACGAGTTCATCACCTCACAACTTGATCTACACACTTCTTGGCGGAGCTGTCATTTGGTTTGGCTGGTTTGGCTTTAACGTTGGAAGTGCCCTCACACTAGACAGTGTCGCCATGTTTGCTTTTATCAACACCAATACAGCCGCCGCCGCTGGAATAATTGGCTGGCTTTTAGTCGAATGGATGATCAATAAAAAACCAACCATGCTCGGGGCCATCTCAGGAGCCATTGCGGGTCTGGTTGCCATCACACCCGCAGCAGGGTTTGTCACACCATTTGCTTCTGTTATGATAGGATTGATCGGCGGAGTCGTCTGCTTCTGGGGTGTCTTCTCACTCAAAGCAAAATTTGGCTATGACGATGCACTTGACGCATTCGGTCTTCACGGAATTGGTGGTACATGGGGAGGAATCGCAACAGGTCTTTTCGCGACAACATCCATCAATGATGGAGGAGCCAACGGATTGTTCTATGGAGATCCAAGTTTGCTTTGGAAACAAATTGTGGCCATTGTGGCAACTTACCTCTTTGTAGCGATTGTGACTTACGTGATCATAAAAGTCGTCAATATATTCTTCAAAATTCGTGCAACCGAAGAAGAAGAATCAGTAGGTCTTGATTTAACCATGCACGGCGAAAAAGCTTATCAAGATTAA
- the moaA gene encoding GTP 3',8-cyclase MoaA: MVSILDKRNRPLRDLRISVTDRCNFRCTYCMPAEIFGPDYPFLNKEELLSFEEIERLAKLFAKDLGVVKLRITGGEPLMRKDLPILIEKLAKIPGIEDIAMTTNGTLLPIYADKLKKAGLQRVTISLDSLDPERFKRMNGRQISIQKVFDGIEAAKKAGLAIKVNMVVQKGVNEQDILPMASYFKEAGLILRFIEFMDVGNTNKWNLEHVVTKKEIIELIHSEYPIKPEAPHYAGEVANRFFYEDGSGEIGIISSVSDAFCGSCNRARLSARGELFTCLFASSGFDLKQMIRATEDDQEITKLLKEVWSNRHDQYSAEREQQKANKSNHKKVEMSYIGG; the protein is encoded by the coding sequence ATGGTCAGTATTTTAGATAAAAGAAATCGGCCATTGCGTGATTTGAGAATATCGGTAACAGATCGCTGTAACTTCAGATGTACTTACTGTATGCCTGCTGAAATCTTTGGACCAGATTATCCTTTTTTAAATAAAGAAGAACTGCTTAGTTTTGAAGAAATTGAACGACTTGCTAAACTCTTTGCAAAAGATTTAGGTGTTGTTAAATTGCGCATAACAGGCGGTGAGCCTTTAATGCGAAAGGACTTACCAATTTTAATAGAAAAGCTTGCTAAAATACCAGGTATTGAAGACATTGCAATGACCACCAATGGCACCCTTTTACCTATATACGCAGATAAGTTAAAGAAAGCAGGTCTTCAGCGAGTTACCATTAGCTTGGACTCATTGGACCCTGAACGTTTTAAGAGAATGAATGGACGACAAATCTCTATACAAAAAGTTTTTGATGGTATCGAAGCAGCGAAAAAAGCTGGACTTGCTATTAAAGTGAATATGGTTGTTCAAAAAGGTGTGAATGAGCAAGACATTTTGCCAATGGCATCCTATTTTAAAGAAGCGGGACTCATTCTTAGGTTTATTGAATTTATGGATGTTGGCAATACGAATAAATGGAATCTAGAGCATGTTGTGACTAAAAAAGAGATCATTGAATTGATTCATTCCGAATACCCTATCAAACCTGAAGCACCTCATTATGCAGGTGAAGTAGCAAATCGTTTTTTTTATGAAGATGGTTCAGGAGAGATTGGAATTATTTCCTCAGTTTCGGATGCCTTTTGTGGTTCATGCAATAGAGCAAGATTATCTGCGCGAGGCGAACTGTTTACTTGTCTTTTCGCATCCTCGGGTTTTGATCTGAAGCAAATGATTCGTGCAACAGAAGATGATCAAGAAATAACGAAATTACTAAAGGAAGTATGGTCAAACAGACATGACCAATATTCAGCTGAGAGAGAGCAACAGAAAGCAAATAAATCAAATCACAAAAAAGTAGAAATGTCTTACATTGGTGGCTAG
- a CDS encoding MFS transporter, with protein sequence MNVSRDNRKIFLIAIAFGTMLNPLNSSMISLALHQIQHEFGLSFTTVSWLISTFYLASAVTQPVSGRIGDDVMSRRTLFLCGLALVAISAVSAPFAPTFAVLIVIRLLQAIGSSAIYPSGVGLIRDHIKKRQASAMAVLSIFASAMTALGPTLGGFLMTLGGWPAIFLVNLPFIIISFALGMYLFPKEQKKRGLRMGEVVRKLDLTGMLLFTSCIVLLLSFLLSLVDGIEYAQGVLCLLSAGAFIWWECQVDYPFIHIRMFREEKRLSLVYVQFIILNIFFYCLFFGLPSYFQDELGWRVEMTGLFMLCMSGVSIIVSPLTGKWVDRSDERQPILASTVLMLAGAVAMTFFFILAPLWGKGVILALFGFSYGIGNVALQAAMLKASPQQMVGTSSGLFQTCRYLGSILSSAILGMLFGHEIARAHFERLGWTLIIISLIGIGVSLYFSNMVKGRKAIKKATG encoded by the coding sequence TTGAACGTATCAAGAGACAACCGTAAAATCTTTTTAATCGCTATCGCATTTGGAACGATGCTAAACCCGCTGAATTCCTCGATGATTTCTTTGGCCCTACATCAAATTCAGCACGAGTTTGGTTTGTCGTTTACGACAGTTTCTTGGCTCATTTCAACATTCTATTTAGCCAGCGCTGTCACGCAGCCAGTGAGCGGACGAATTGGGGATGATGTGATGAGCCGAAGAACATTATTTTTATGCGGATTAGCTCTTGTTGCCATCTCTGCAGTTAGTGCACCGTTTGCTCCGACATTTGCGGTACTGATTGTGATTCGTCTTTTACAGGCGATTGGCAGCAGTGCCATCTATCCATCTGGTGTTGGATTAATTCGTGATCATATTAAGAAAAGACAGGCGTCTGCAATGGCGGTGTTGTCGATCTTTGCTTCTGCAATGACAGCGCTTGGTCCGACGCTTGGCGGATTTCTCATGACGCTTGGCGGCTGGCCCGCTATTTTTTTAGTGAATCTGCCTTTTATCATTATCAGCTTTGCCCTTGGGATGTATTTGTTTCCTAAGGAGCAGAAAAAAAGAGGGCTTCGAATGGGAGAGGTAGTGAGAAAGCTTGATTTAACAGGAATGCTCCTTTTTACATCTTGTATTGTGCTGTTACTTTCTTTCTTATTGTCACTAGTTGATGGCATTGAGTACGCACAGGGAGTACTCTGTCTATTAAGTGCAGGTGCTTTTATATGGTGGGAATGTCAAGTGGATTATCCGTTTATTCATATTCGAATGTTTAGAGAGGAGAAGCGCCTTTCACTCGTATATGTACAATTTATTATTTTAAATATTTTCTTTTATTGTCTCTTTTTTGGTCTACCGAGTTATTTTCAGGATGAATTGGGCTGGCGGGTCGAGATGACGGGTCTTTTTATGCTGTGTATGTCAGGGGTGAGTATCATTGTGTCACCGCTGACAGGTAAGTGGGTTGATCGCAGTGATGAACGTCAACCGATTTTAGCAAGCACTGTTTTGATGTTGGCAGGGGCTGTTGCAATGACTTTCTTTTTTATTCTTGCGCCATTATGGGGGAAAGGAGTAATCCTTGCTTTGTTTGGGTTTAGTTACGGCATTGGCAATGTAGCACTTCAAGCCGCGATGCTCAAAGCAAGCCCTCAACAAATGGTTGGCACGTCTTCTGGACTTTTTCAAACATGTCGTTATCTTGGTTCCATTCTTTCATCAGCTATTCTTGGGATGCTGTTTGGTCACGAGATTGCCAGAGCCCACTTTGAGCGTTTAGGCTGGACATTGATCATCATTTCTCTCATCGGCATTGGGGTGAGTCTGTATTTCTCAAATATGGTGAAAGGGAGAAAAGCAATAAAAAAAGCGACAGGATAG
- a CDS encoding N-acetyltransferase family protein yields the protein MEDSIVKTFNRLATEDDLKAIVDIYNSTIASRKVTADTEPVTVEDRRNWFLNHSEKRPLYVKTDHEGTIYGWLSFETFYGRPAYNGTVEISIYLNQDYRGKGLGSLFLQEALELAPSLGIRTLLAFIFGHNKASIRLFKKHGFHTWGHLPRIAEMDGIRYDLDILGKEL from the coding sequence ATGGAGGACTCTATCGTGAAAACATTTAACCGCTTGGCAACAGAAGATGATCTTAAAGCGATTGTAGATATTTACAATTCAACCATTGCTTCAAGAAAAGTCACAGCTGATACAGAACCTGTCACAGTGGAAGACCGGCGAAACTGGTTCTTGAATCATTCAGAAAAGCGCCCGCTCTATGTCAAAACAGATCATGAAGGCACCATCTATGGCTGGCTCAGCTTTGAAACGTTTTACGGGAGACCTGCATACAACGGGACCGTTGAAATTAGTATATATTTAAATCAAGATTATAGAGGAAAAGGATTAGGTTCGCTCTTCTTACAGGAAGCCCTTGAATTAGCACCCTCATTAGGCATTCGTACGTTGTTGGCCTTTATTTTTGGCCACAACAAAGCCAGTATTAGGCTATTTAAAAAGCACGGGTTTCACACATGGGGACACTTGCCACGTATCGCTGAAATGGATGGAATCCGATACGACCTAGATATTTTAGGCAAAGAACTTTAA
- a CDS encoding amino acid ABC transporter permease has translation MEMMVLPSLSHFFQTLIGSRGVFIEGMLLTLQLTVISILIGMVIGLFFALLKIARVAVFGYIANAYIFLVRGTPLIVQIFILYFGLTELNIPDFWAASIALAFHNGAYIAEIFRGAIQSIDQGQKEAGRSLGMGRFLTMRRIILPQAMRRALPPLGNQLIIGLKDSSLAAFISVNELFNVATTQGSNSFDNMTYLLVVAVYYLILVLLLTFAVQTFEKKLSVSDQ, from the coding sequence ATGGAGATGATGGTTTTGCCTAGCCTATCACACTTTTTTCAAACGCTCATTGGCTCTAGAGGGGTTTTCATTGAAGGGATGCTGCTCACCTTACAACTGACTGTGATTAGCATCTTAATTGGAATGGTCATCGGACTCTTCTTTGCCTTACTGAAAATAGCTCGTGTGGCCGTTTTCGGTTATATCGCCAACGCCTACATATTTCTTGTGAGGGGAACACCGCTTATTGTCCAAATCTTCATTTTATACTTTGGACTTACAGAATTAAATATACCTGACTTCTGGGCAGCTTCCATTGCGCTTGCTTTTCATAATGGTGCCTATATTGCAGAGATATTCAGAGGAGCCATCCAATCAATTGACCAAGGGCAAAAGGAAGCAGGACGCTCTCTTGGCATGGGACGTTTTTTAACCATGAGACGAATTATTCTTCCACAAGCGATGCGGCGTGCCCTTCCCCCTCTTGGAAATCAACTTATTATCGGCTTAAAGGACTCATCACTCGCAGCTTTTATCAGTGTCAATGAATTGTTTAATGTGGCCACTACTCAAGGCTCCAACAGCTTTGACAATATGACGTATTTACTCGTTGTTGCCGTTTACTACTTGATCCTAGTCCTACTGTTAACATTCGCAGTCCAAACCTTTGAAAAGAAACTTTCAGTCAGTGACCAATAG
- a CDS encoding undecaprenyl-diphosphatase → MNYELFKVIHGMAHHSKFLDQTMIFITKKAILVYALLLLICWFFGNHNFKKHVFFSGVTGIMALIVNFSITLFYYVERPFVAHKVDILIPHSADASFPSDHTTGALALSLAIRSRNKKIGNLLLIFGLLTGFSRIWVGHHYPFDILASFIVSIVVVFMMNKLRKFFDSPIDRIVTFYETIVGKVFRRKQKNQSSGLSNS, encoded by the coding sequence TTGAATTACGAATTGTTTAAAGTCATACACGGGATGGCTCATCATTCTAAGTTTTTAGATCAGACCATGATTTTCATTACGAAAAAAGCCATTTTAGTATATGCCCTTTTATTACTGATTTGCTGGTTTTTCGGTAATCATAATTTTAAGAAGCACGTCTTTTTCTCTGGTGTAACAGGCATCATGGCGCTCATTGTCAATTTTTCCATTACACTGTTTTATTATGTAGAGCGACCGTTTGTTGCACATAAAGTCGATATACTCATTCCACACTCGGCAGACGCTTCCTTCCCAAGTGACCATACAACAGGCGCTCTGGCTCTTTCATTAGCCATTAGGTCCCGTAATAAAAAGATTGGCAACCTCTTGCTCATCTTTGGTTTACTAACAGGTTTCTCACGTATCTGGGTCGGTCACCATTATCCATTTGATATCTTAGCCAGCTTCATCGTGTCAATTGTGGTTGTCTTTATGATGAATAAATTAAGGAAATTCTTCGACTCTCCAATTGATCGCATCGTGACATTCTATGAGACAATTGTCGGGAAAGTCTTCAGAAGGAAGCAAAAAAATCAAAGCTCTGGCCTTTCAAACTCCTAA
- a CDS encoding P-II family nitrogen regulator has product MSKMYKVEIVTRPANFEALKVELGKIGVTSITFSNVHGCGLQKGHTELYRGVKKESNVYERLKIEIVLSKVPVEQVVETAQKVLRTGEPGDGKIFIYEIENTINIRTGEEGPAAL; this is encoded by the coding sequence ATGAGCAAAATGTATAAAGTGGAGATTGTCACACGTCCAGCTAATTTCGAAGCATTAAAGGTGGAGCTTGGGAAAATCGGTGTCACCTCTATCACATTTTCAAACGTACACGGCTGCGGATTACAAAAGGGACATACGGAGCTATATCGCGGCGTCAAAAAAGAAAGCAATGTATATGAACGCTTAAAGATCGAAATTGTGCTGAGCAAAGTGCCTGTCGAACAGGTTGTCGAAACAGCTCAGAAGGTACTCCGCACAGGCGAGCCAGGGGATGGGAAAATTTTTATATATGAAATAGAGAATACGATCAACATCCGGACAGGTGAAGAAGGACCTGCCGCCTTATAA
- a CDS encoding GTP-binding protein, with protein sequence MQNTWLDARLEQIVRAKGFAWLVTHNDLTILISQVRKLVAIEPIVY encoded by the coding sequence ATACAAAATACATGGCTAGATGCTAGGCTAGAACAGATCGTTCGCGCTAAAGGATTTGCATGGCTGGTAACACATAACGATCTAACCATTTTAATTTCACAGGTCAGAAAATTAGTTGCTATTGAACCGATTGTATATTGA
- the rpmG gene encoding 50S ribosomal protein L33 — protein MRVKITLACTETGDRNYITTKNKRTNPDRLELNKYSPRLKKYTLHRETK, from the coding sequence ATGCGTGTGAAAATTACCTTAGCCTGTACTGAAACAGGTGACAGAAACTATATCACTACAAAAAATAAACGAACAAATCCAGATCGATTGGAGTTAAACAAATATTCTCCTCGATTAAAGAAATACACCCTTCATAGAGAAACAAAATAA
- a CDS encoding amino acid ABC transporter ATP-binding protein — translation MTESKEIIRVEKLNKYFGDLHVLKDIDLTVYENDVVVLIGASGSGKSTLLRCMNFLEMKSDGDIMIDGNPIHPKRDQLNKMRQKIGMVFQHFNLFPHKTVLENIIEAPVMVKKTKKAQAIAEAKVLLEKVGLADKEKVYPSKLSGGQKQRVAIARSLAMKPDVMLFDEPTSALDPELVGEVLQTMKSLAKDGMTMVIVTHEMGFAKEVADRVVYMHEGRIVEQGIPEELFDSPQEERTKLFLSSIL, via the coding sequence ATGACAGAGTCAAAAGAAATCATCCGTGTTGAAAAATTAAATAAATACTTCGGAGACTTACATGTCTTAAAAGATATTGATCTGACAGTATATGAAAATGATGTCGTCGTCTTAATTGGTGCAAGCGGTTCTGGAAAGAGCACGTTACTGAGGTGTATGAACTTTTTAGAAATGAAAAGTGATGGAGACATCATGATCGACGGCAATCCGATTCATCCAAAACGTGACCAATTAAATAAAATGAGGCAAAAAATTGGCATGGTGTTTCAACATTTCAACCTTTTCCCGCACAAAACCGTGCTTGAAAACATCATTGAGGCGCCTGTTATGGTCAAGAAAACGAAGAAAGCGCAGGCCATAGCTGAAGCCAAAGTCTTGTTAGAAAAAGTCGGGCTTGCTGATAAAGAAAAGGTGTATCCTTCAAAATTATCAGGCGGACAAAAGCAGCGAGTCGCAATTGCACGTTCTCTCGCTATGAAACCTGATGTCATGTTATTTGACGAACCTACATCCGCTCTTGACCCAGAGCTTGTAGGAGAAGTCTTGCAAACAATGAAAAGCCTTGCAAAGGACGGCATGACAATGGTGATCGTTACACATGAAATGGGCTTTGCCAAAGAAGTAGCGGACCGAGTAGTTTATATGCACGAAGGACGCATTGTTGAACAAGGAATACCAGAGGAATTGTTTGATTCCCCTCAGGAGGAACGAACCAAACTTTTCCTCAGCTCTATCTTATAG
- a CDS encoding M23 family metallopeptidase: MREEEKKSTSKITKVQQFFRKRWVFPAIYLVSAAVVLTAVLWYQAVSNDVKDQLSDGNQTGQEQRDDAVEVGKPIENVAMPVQNSDNVSVVKKFYEADADQKEKEAALVNYNNTYTLSKGIDLADKDGKVFNVTAALSGTVVQAKKDPVLGHVVEIEHENGLSTVYQSLSQVNVKEGDEVKQNDVIGSSGKNLYGAESGNHVHFEIRMEGLALNPLSFIDKPVSTIEKAAQEVTEEAKEPAQPKAEDKAKEPATEDKTKEPAEEQSEEKSEEKGKSSDQEKSSNPSKDSSQSEETKQS, from the coding sequence ATGAGAGAGGAAGAAAAGAAAAGTACTTCCAAAATCACAAAAGTTCAGCAATTTTTCCGTAAGCGCTGGGTATTCCCTGCTATTTATTTGGTCAGCGCGGCGGTCGTGTTAACAGCAGTACTTTGGTATCAAGCGGTATCAAATGATGTGAAAGACCAACTATCTGATGGGAATCAAACAGGGCAAGAACAACGTGATGATGCCGTTGAAGTTGGCAAGCCAATTGAAAATGTTGCTATGCCGGTTCAGAATTCTGATAATGTTTCTGTCGTGAAAAAGTTCTATGAAGCAGATGCTGATCAAAAAGAAAAAGAAGCAGCACTTGTAAACTATAATAACACCTATACCTTAAGTAAAGGTATTGATCTTGCAGATAAAGATGGCAAAGTGTTTAATGTCACAGCTGCTCTTAGTGGAACTGTTGTTCAAGCGAAAAAAGATCCAGTCCTTGGTCACGTGGTTGAAATTGAGCATGAAAATGGTTTATCGACTGTATATCAATCATTGTCTCAAGTGAATGTAAAAGAAGGCGATGAAGTGAAGCAGAATGATGTCATCGGTTCTTCTGGAAAAAATTTATATGGTGCCGAAAGTGGAAACCATGTTCATTTTGAAATTCGTATGGAAGGTCTAGCGCTTAACCCGCTTAGCTTCATTGATAAGCCTGTATCAACAATTGAAAAGGCAGCGCAAGAAGTGACGGAAGAAGCGAAGGAGCCTGCTCAGCCAAAAGCTGAGGATAAAGCGAAGGAACCTGCTACTGAAGATAAGACCAAAGAGCCTGCTGAAGAGCAATCTGAAGAAAAGTCTGAAGAGAAGGGGAAATCCTCTGATCAAGAAAAGTCTTCAAATCCATCTAAAGATAGCAGTCAGTCAGAAGAAACAAAACAATCTTAA
- the fdhD gene encoding formate dehydrogenase accessory sulfurtransferase FdhD produces MNLSVKKERVIHQYRAGKFNCKTDEVVEEFPLTIMVNGEEFVTLVCSPEHLRELVIGFLASEGVIRFKNEIKRFTIDESMGFAYVELNDTKNFRSSDFTKRVIGSCCGKGRHFYFLQDVKTAKTAIDKINISAETCIHLMMCLQNESQLFQHTGGVHNAGLCDTEKLIITRTDIGRHNALDKIFGYCLLHRIFVRDKILVFSGRISSEVLLKAAKLGVSIVISKSAPTELALKMAEELNITTVGFVRGDSFNIYTHHQRIIE; encoded by the coding sequence ATGAATCTATCTGTTAAAAAAGAACGAGTTATTCATCAATATCGTGCGGGCAAATTTAATTGCAAAACAGATGAAGTTGTAGAAGAATTTCCGTTAACCATTATGGTAAATGGCGAAGAGTTTGTGACACTTGTTTGTTCACCAGAACATTTGAGAGAATTGGTTATTGGATTTTTAGCTTCCGAAGGAGTCATTCGATTTAAAAATGAGATCAAAAGGTTTACAATAGATGAAAGTATGGGTTTTGCCTATGTTGAATTGAATGACACAAAGAATTTTCGTTCATCGGATTTTACCAAAAGGGTTATTGGATCTTGCTGCGGCAAAGGTAGACACTTTTACTTTCTTCAAGATGTGAAGACAGCTAAAACAGCAATTGATAAAATTAATATTTCTGCCGAAACCTGTATTCATTTGATGATGTGTTTACAAAATGAAAGCCAGTTATTTCAACATACAGGTGGCGTGCATAATGCTGGACTGTGTGACACAGAGAAGCTAATCATCACTAGAACTGATATAGGAAGACATAATGCGTTGGATAAAATTTTTGGATATTGCTTGCTGCACCGAATTTTTGTAAGAGATAAAATACTTGTGTTTAGCGGTCGGATATCTTCAGAAGTATTATTGAAGGCAGCAAAGCTGGGAGTTTCAATTGTGATATCAAAATCAGCACCTACTGAACTAGCACTTAAAATGGCAGAAGAGTTAAACATCACAACAGTTGGCTTCGTAAGAGGTGATTCTTTTAATATCTATACTCATCACCAGCGCATTATAGAATAG